Genomic DNA from Rhodoferax mekongensis:
TTCACCGACGAGATCACGCCCATCGATGTGATCGAGCGCACTCCCAACCTGGCAACCGGCGAAGTGTCCACCCGCACCCGCACCGTGAACCTCGACGAAGGCCCACGCCCAGACACTTCTATCGAAGGCCTGGCCAAGCTCAAGCCCGTGTTCGCTGCACGCGGCAGCGTGACTGCCGGTAATAGCTCGCAGACCAGCGATGGCGCAGGCGCTTTGATTCTGGCCAGCGAAAAAGCCGTCAAGCAGTTCGGCCTGACCCCCTTGGCCCGTTTTGTGAGCTTTGCGGCCCGTGGCGTGCCACCCGAAATCATGGGTATCGGCCCCATTGAAGCCATCCCTGCCGCCCTGCGCTACGCCGGTCTGCAGCACTCTGACATCGACTGGTTCGAGCTGAACGAAGCCTTTGCGGCCCAGTCGCTGGCCGTGATCAACACCCTGGGTCTGGACCCGTCCAAGGTCAACCCCATGGGTGGTGCGATTGCGCTGGGTCACCCGCTGGGCGCTACCGGTGCCATCCGTGCAGCCACGGTGGTGCACGCGCTGCGCCGCCACAACCTGAAGTACGGCATGGTCACCATGTGCGTAGGGACTGGTCAGGGCGCTGCCGGCATCTTTGAACGCGTGTAAGGCGCGTCACACCAAGGCCACCTTCGGGTGGCCTTTTGCATGGGGCTGTATGCTCCGCAGCCATCTGGAGATCGCTTGAATGAGTAC
This window encodes:
- a CDS encoding acetyl-CoA C-acyltransferase; this encodes MKQVQDAYIVAATRTPIGRSGRGYFRNTRPDELLVSALRSAMLQVPTLDPKAIEDAIIGCSFPEGEQGMNMARVAVGLAFDHPVGGITVNRFCASGISAIQMAADRIRVGEADVLIAGGAESMSMVPMGGGKPSFNPEVFARDENVGIAYGMGLTAEKVAQQWKVTREMQDAFALESHLRAIKAQQAGEFTDEITPIDVIERTPNLATGEVSTRTRTVNLDEGPRPDTSIEGLAKLKPVFAARGSVTAGNSSQTSDGAGALILASEKAVKQFGLTPLARFVSFAARGVPPEIMGIGPIEAIPAALRYAGLQHSDIDWFELNEAFAAQSLAVINTLGLDPSKVNPMGGAIALGHPLGATGAIRAATVVHALRRHNLKYGMVTMCVGTGQGAAGIFERV